The proteins below are encoded in one region of Paenibacillus albus:
- a CDS encoding DUF4395 domain-containing protein has translation MERPPVNLNLSFDCVDEVPLHRVRGNQLGILLSIIVSVLTGQLWILLLPLAVQLISRTYGVRYNLFVRVLSPLFPVSVRTESRELLRFNNLLAIMFLAITLIAYALNLTVLSYIGLGMLTVAVVLALCGFCMGCFMYFQWKQFLHRRKASH, from the coding sequence ATGGAACGTCCACCTGTAAACCTAAACTTATCCTTTGACTGCGTAGATGAAGTCCCGCTTCACCGTGTCCGCGGCAATCAGCTGGGCATCTTGCTGAGCATTATTGTCAGCGTCCTGACCGGACAGCTATGGATTCTATTGCTGCCGCTCGCCGTTCAGCTCATTAGCCGAACCTATGGCGTGCGCTATAACCTGTTCGTCCGCGTGCTGTCGCCGCTATTCCCAGTCAGCGTCAGAACCGAGAGCCGCGAGCTCCTGCGCTTCAACAATCTGCTTGCGATCATGTTCCTCGCCATCACATTAATTGCATACGCTCTGAACCTCACGGTGCTGAGCTATATCGGCCTCGGCATGCTGACCGTTGCTGTCGTCCTCGCGCTATGCGGCTTCTGCATGGGCTGCTTCATGTACTTCCAGTGGAAGCAGTTCCTTCATCGCCGGAAAGCTTCGCATTAA
- a CDS encoding InlB B-repeat-containing protein, whose product MRKQGLMRRVAALLVVAMVAGLMQTAGLGTGKANANPVDALSGLSWIKKPAITHDSTEMFRTAAYGAGTIVAAGTPTMYFPVNDNDNDSNPNNDTDDLLDMHGGNFYETSDTGASWTTVDAGIAHELRSLVYGPTGFVGVGYGQQIQYGQQSYHGKIMRSNDGVSWESITALPHESGTQLFGITTNGTDQYVAVGALSDIDFNQTPVILTSDDGTAWSAQASAVSSGAMNAVTYGNGQYVAVGSGGVIQTSSNGMSWTQQSSGVTATLRGVTYGNGKFVAVGSSSKILTSSNGTTWSAATPPVSGTFNSIAYGDGTFVIAGNGGVIMSSQDGSNWTKQTSNTTQVLYGAAYVNDEFMVLGANGTILMAQHKLSYSADANGTISGDSEQGVRPGGSGTAVMPVANTGYEFDSWNDGLFAADGGERTDSSIAADINAIASFKRIILSLTYDTSGNGHIDGSTNQQVPYGDGGTAVTAVADDDNHFVQWSDGITTATRTDLNVTATKTITAQFAIDTYNVTYTAGTGGTISGTASQIVDVGKNGSAVTATPNTGYHFVKWNDNATEPTRTENNVRSNLSFTASFAIDTFALKYRAGNGGSLTGGDANQTVNYGQAAAAVTAVPATGYSFVEWSDHVTTATRTDLNVTHDIDVQALFSINKYTLSYLATTGGSVSGSAAQSVDYDSDGSEVTAVADTGYHFVKWDDNKTTSARQDKNVTADKTYTASFEINTYQLKYSAGDHGTVDGTLQQTVNYGADGTEVTATPATGYHFVKWSDNNTAANRTDEDVDQDITVSASFAINQYTLDYEAGPGGSLTGSAHQSVNYNADGATVTAVANTGYQFVSWSDGITTATRQDVDVVASKQVTATFAIDTFVLTYTAGANGTITGTTPQTVDYGADGTTVTAVPAAGYHFVKWSDNVQDASRQDTDVTGAITVTAQFAIDTFALNYTAGAGGSIDGDKDQVVERGASGSEVTAVPATGYHFVEWSDGKKSASRTDAGVNANVSVSASFAINQYTLTYAAGANGMITGTTPQTVDYGTDGTTVTAVPNAGYHFTGWSDSKAATSRKDTGITADLSVTANFAINDYSLTYTAGLHGSLTGDTDQSVTYLSDGTEVTAVPAAGYHFVDWSDGKDTASRTDTSVADDLSVTANFAINEYTLTYTAGLHGTLTGNAGQTVNHGSDGATVVAVPATGYHFVDWSDGKETASRKDTGITADLNVTANFAINQYTLTYTAGANGTLTGDPDQIVNHGADGTTVVAVPAAGYHFVDWSDGKDTASRTDTGVTGVISVTANFAINEYTLTYVAGSNGTLTGNPDQTVKHGSDGTTVTAVPATGYHFVNWSDGKDTASRKDTGITADLSVTANFAINQYTLAYSAGANGTLTGDTEQTVNHGADGTSVTAVPAANYHFVDWSDGKKAATRTDTGVTGGISVTANFAINEFTLTYTAGTNGTLTGDTDQTVAYGSDGTIVTAVPATGYHFVGWSDGKDTASRTDTSVAADLSVTANFAINEYTLTYTAGLNGTLTGDAGQTVTHGSDGTTVVAVPATGYHFVEWSDGKDTASRKDTGITADLSVTASFAINQYTLTYTAGSHGTLTGDPDQIVNYGSDGTIVTAVPVAGYHFVDWSDGKDTASRTDIDVTAVVSVTANFAINEYSLTYVAGSNGTLTGDPDQTVAYGSNGTVVTAVPAAGYHFVDWSDGKDTASRTDTSVADNLSVTANFAINEYTLTYIVGANGTLTGNANQTVTHGSDGTTVTAVPKAGYRFVSWSDGVTTAERTDLNIGSDITATATFKHITTNTGNGSGTSPTEGAEVIIDGKPFTVGELHDSVRDGQSVTTVTLDEGKLKELLASEGQAATITIPVNTDADIAVGQLSGDMLQQLIAKEATLRIETEGVVYSLPTQLIDLEAMAKQFGTNVQASDLTVSVEIGKPTAAAAAAAQQAAKNGDVEIIAPPVSFSVHFSYNGQSIELSAFSSYVERMIAIPGVNAKQEAATAVIVEPDGTLRHVPTKMVQEDGKWYAVVNSLTNSMYAVVKKSVHFTDIANHWAKDAIVNMGSRTIVGGTGNGLFEPNKAITRAEFAAIMVRALGLKLVDGTGGFTDVQPTAWYADAVQTAYAHQLINGFEDGSFRPNASITREQAMTMIAKALKITGIGVNLQAGDADALLSRFADKASAGGWAVAGIAACLQSGIVSGQSASALAPKANITRAEVAVIIERLLVKSSLI is encoded by the coding sequence TTGAGAAAGCAAGGATTGATGAGGAGAGTTGCGGCGCTGCTTGTTGTTGCGATGGTTGCAGGGCTCATGCAAACCGCTGGGCTAGGCACGGGGAAAGCGAATGCAAATCCAGTAGATGCATTGTCCGGTTTGAGTTGGATCAAGAAGCCGGCGATAACGCATGATTCAACGGAAATGTTCCGTACGGCTGCGTATGGAGCTGGAACGATTGTGGCAGCGGGCACGCCAACGATGTATTTCCCGGTTAATGATAATGATAATGATAGCAATCCGAATAATGATACCGATGACTTGCTTGACATGCACGGTGGGAATTTCTATGAAACTTCTGATACAGGGGCGTCATGGACCACGGTCGATGCAGGAATTGCCCATGAACTGAGAAGCCTTGTATATGGGCCGACCGGTTTCGTAGGTGTTGGTTACGGCCAGCAGATTCAATATGGACAACAGAGCTATCATGGCAAAATCATGCGCTCGAACGATGGCGTAAGCTGGGAGTCAATAACAGCGCTGCCGCATGAGTCAGGTACGCAGCTCTTTGGCATAACGACAAACGGAACTGACCAATATGTAGCGGTAGGCGCACTGAGTGATATTGATTTCAATCAGACGCCTGTCATTCTAACTTCAGATGATGGAACGGCTTGGTCGGCACAAGCTTCTGCAGTCAGCAGCGGAGCAATGAATGCCGTTACATATGGCAATGGGCAGTATGTTGCGGTTGGCAGCGGCGGTGTCATTCAAACGTCAAGCAATGGTATGAGCTGGACGCAGCAATCGTCTGGCGTTACAGCAACACTTCGCGGCGTTACCTATGGTAACGGTAAATTCGTTGCCGTAGGCAGCAGCAGCAAAATCCTCACATCGTCAAACGGCACGACCTGGTCTGCAGCGACGCCGCCTGTGAGTGGCACTTTCAACAGCATTGCTTATGGCGATGGCACGTTCGTGATTGCCGGCAATGGCGGCGTTATCATGAGCTCGCAGGACGGATCTAATTGGACAAAGCAGACCTCAAACACGACTCAAGTGTTGTATGGCGCGGCTTACGTGAACGATGAGTTCATGGTGCTCGGCGCGAACGGCACAATTCTGATGGCGCAGCACAAGCTGAGCTATTCGGCTGATGCGAACGGTACGATTAGCGGAGATTCAGAGCAAGGCGTGCGTCCCGGCGGGAGCGGTACGGCTGTAATGCCAGTGGCGAACACCGGGTACGAGTTCGATAGCTGGAATGATGGACTCTTCGCGGCAGATGGCGGTGAGCGAACGGATAGCAGCATTGCAGCAGATATCAATGCGATTGCTTCCTTCAAACGAATCATACTGTCATTGACATACGATACTTCCGGCAATGGCCATATTGATGGTTCGACCAATCAACAGGTCCCTTATGGAGATGGCGGTACGGCAGTTACAGCTGTAGCGGATGACGACAATCATTTTGTACAGTGGAGCGACGGGATAACGACTGCAACCCGTACAGATTTGAATGTCACGGCAACTAAGACGATTACGGCTCAGTTCGCTATTGATACCTACAATGTTACTTATACAGCAGGCACGGGCGGAACGATTAGCGGAACGGCTTCGCAAATTGTGGATGTGGGAAAGAATGGATCGGCAGTAACGGCGACTCCGAATACGGGTTATCATTTTGTTAAATGGAATGACAATGCTACGGAGCCTACGCGCACTGAAAACAATGTCCGCTCTAACTTAAGCTTTACAGCTAGCTTTGCAATCGACACCTTTGCGCTGAAATATCGCGCAGGTAATGGTGGCAGCCTGACAGGCGGCGACGCGAATCAGACGGTAAACTACGGACAGGCTGCTGCTGCTGTCACCGCAGTACCGGCCACAGGTTACAGCTTTGTTGAATGGAGTGACCATGTAACGACAGCAACGCGCACGGACCTTAATGTGACGCATGACATTGATGTACAAGCACTCTTTTCCATTAATAAATATACGCTTTCCTATCTTGCAACTACGGGCGGCAGCGTTAGTGGCAGTGCAGCTCAGTCGGTAGATTACGACTCAGACGGTTCAGAGGTAACCGCGGTAGCTGATACAGGCTATCATTTTGTGAAATGGGACGACAACAAGACGACCTCGGCTAGACAGGATAAGAACGTAACCGCTGACAAGACGTATACGGCAAGCTTCGAAATAAACACTTATCAGCTCAAATATTCGGCAGGAGATCACGGAACAGTTGACGGAACGCTGCAGCAAACCGTGAACTATGGCGCAGATGGCACTGAAGTGACGGCGACACCAGCGACAGGGTACCACTTTGTGAAATGGTCTGATAACAATACGGCAGCAAATCGGACGGATGAAGATGTCGACCAGGATATTACGGTGAGCGCAAGCTTCGCAATCAACCAGTACACGCTGGATTACGAGGCTGGTCCAGGCGGAAGCTTAACAGGCAGCGCGCATCAAAGCGTAAATTACAATGCTGACGGAGCGACTGTAACCGCGGTTGCGAATACAGGTTATCAGTTTGTTTCGTGGAGCGACGGGATTACAACGGCAACGCGTCAGGACGTAGACGTTGTAGCGAGCAAGCAGGTAACGGCAACCTTTGCGATTGACACCTTTGTGCTGACTTATACAGCAGGAGCGAACGGCACGATTACAGGCACAACGCCTCAAACCGTCGATTATGGCGCTGATGGTACGACTGTAACGGCAGTCCCAGCAGCAGGGTATCATTTTGTAAAATGGAGCGATAATGTTCAGGATGCATCACGGCAGGATACAGATGTGACCGGAGCGATTACGGTAACGGCGCAGTTTGCGATCGACACGTTTGCCTTGAACTACACGGCTGGCGCAGGCGGCAGCATTGACGGAGACAAAGACCAAGTGGTTGAACGAGGCGCGAGCGGCTCCGAAGTGACAGCAGTTCCGGCGACGGGCTACCATTTCGTAGAGTGGAGCGATGGCAAGAAGTCAGCGTCCCGTACGGATGCTGGCGTTAACGCTAACGTCAGCGTATCAGCGAGTTTTGCGATTAACCAATACACGCTGACGTATGCCGCGGGAGCGAACGGCATGATCACGGGAACAACACCACAAACCGTCGATTATGGCACGGATGGCACAACTGTAACGGCAGTTCCGAATGCGGGCTATCACTTTACAGGCTGGAGCGATAGTAAGGCAGCGACGTCCCGTAAGGATACGGGCATAACGGCTGATCTCAGCGTAACCGCGAATTTTGCGATTAACGATTATTCGCTCACGTATACCGCAGGATTGCACGGATCATTGACAGGCGACACCGATCAGTCAGTCACATACTTATCGGATGGTACGGAAGTGACGGCAGTTCCGGCAGCAGGTTATCACTTCGTAGACTGGAGCGATGGTAAGGACACGGCGTCCCGTACGGACACTAGTGTTGCCGATGATCTCAGCGTAACCGCGAATTTTGCGATTAACGAATATACGCTGACGTATACGGCAGGATTGCACGGAACATTGACAGGCAACGCCGGCCAGACAGTAAATCACGGCTCGGATGGAGCGACAGTGGTGGCGGTCCCGGCAACGGGCTATCACTTCGTAGATTGGAGCGATGGTAAGGAAACGGCTAGCCGTAAGGATACAGGAATTACGGCTGATCTGAACGTAACCGCGAATTTCGCGATTAATCAATATACGCTGACCTATACCGCGGGAGCGAACGGAACCTTGACCGGTGATCCGGATCAAATCGTAAATCACGGCGCGGATGGTACGACAGTTGTGGCAGTCCCGGCAGCGGGCTATCACTTTGTAGACTGGAGCGACGGTAAGGATACGGCGTCCCGTACGGACACTGGTGTTACCGGCGTAATCAGCGTAACTGCGAATTTTGCGATTAATGAATATACACTGACGTATGTCGCAGGATCGAATGGAACTTTGACCGGAAATCCGGATCAGACCGTAAAACATGGCTCGGATGGTACGACAGTGACGGCGGTTCCGGCAACGGGCTATCACTTCGTAAACTGGAGCGATGGTAAGGATACGGCTAGCCGCAAGGATACAGGAATTACAGCTGATCTGAGCGTAACCGCGAATTTCGCGATTAATCAATATACACTGGCATATAGCGCTGGAGCGAACGGAACCTTAACTGGTGACACGGAGCAGACCGTAAATCACGGCGCGGATGGCACGAGCGTCACGGCGGTCCCGGCAGCGAACTATCACTTCGTAGACTGGAGCGATGGCAAGAAGGCGGCGACTCGCACAGACACTGGCGTTACCGGTGGAATCAGCGTAACCGCGAATTTTGCAATTAACGAATTCACGCTGACGTATACTGCAGGAACGAACGGAACATTGACTGGCGATACGGATCAGACCGTTGCTTATGGTTCAGATGGCACTATAGTGACGGCAGTCCCGGCAACGGGCTATCACTTCGTAGGCTGGAGTGACGGTAAAGACACGGCGTCCCGTACGGACACTAGTGTTGCCGCCGATCTGAGCGTAACCGCGAATTTTGCGATTAACGAATATACGCTGACGTATACGGCAGGATTGAATGGAACATTGACAGGCGACGCCGGCCAGACAGTAACGCATGGCTCGGATGGCACGACAGTGGTGGCAGTCCCGGCAACGGGCTATCACTTCGTAGAGTGGAGCGATGGTAAGGATACGGCTAGCCGTAAAGATACAGGTATAACCGCTGATCTAAGCGTAACCGCGAGCTTTGCGATTAACCAGTATACACTCACGTATACGGCGGGATCGCACGGAACATTGACCGGTGATCCAGATCAGATCGTAAATTACGGCTCGGATGGCACTATAGTGACGGCAGTCCCGGTAGCGGGCTATCACTTTGTAGACTGGAGCGACGGTAAGGATACGGCGTCCCGTACAGATATTGATGTTACTGCCGTAGTCAGCGTAACCGCGAATTTTGCGATTAACGAATATTCACTGACGTATGTCGCAGGGTCGAATGGAACATTGACCGGTGATCCGGATCAGACCGTTGCGTATGGTTCGAATGGAACCGTAGTGACGGCGGTTCCGGCAGCGGGCTATCACTTCGTAGACTGGAGTGATGGTAAGGACACGGCGTCCCGTACGGACACTAGTGTTGCTGACAATCTGAGCGTAACCGCGAATTTTGCAATTAACGAGTATACGCTGACGTATATCGTGGGAGCGAACGGAACATTGACGGGCAACGCCAATCAGACAGTGACGCATGGCTCGGATGGCACGACCGTAACAGCTGTACCGAAAGCGGGCTATCGATTTGTCAGCTGGAGCGACGGTGTTACAACTGCTGAGAGAACAGACTTGAACATCGGCAGCGATATTACAGCAACCGCTACGTTCAAGCACATTACTACCAACACTGGCAACGGCAGCGGCACATCACCGACGGAAGGCGCGGAAGTCATAATCGACGGTAAACCGTTCACGGTAGGTGAATTACACGATTCTGTCCGTGATGGGCAATCCGTCACAACGGTAACGTTAGATGAAGGGAAGCTGAAGGAGCTGCTGGCAAGCGAAGGTCAAGCGGCTACGATTACTATACCTGTGAATACGGATGCTGACATTGCGGTAGGCCAGCTCTCTGGCGACATGCTTCAGCAGCTGATCGCGAAAGAAGCGACTTTGCGAATAGAGACGGAAGGTGTAGTATATTCGCTGCCTACTCAGCTCATTGATCTGGAAGCAATGGCAAAGCAGTTCGGAACGAATGTACAAGCAAGCGACCTGACGGTAAGTGTTGAAATCGGCAAGCCGACAGCCGCTGCTGCTGCCGCTGCACAGCAAGCCGCAAAGAATGGGGATGTAGAAATCATTGCCCCGCCGGTCAGCTTCTCGGTTCACTTCTCTTACAATGGTCAATCGATTGAGCTGTCCGCGTTCTCTTCATACGTGGAGCGGATGATAGCGATTCCTGGCGTAAATGCGAAACAGGAAGCTGCTACAGCGGTCATTGTCGAGCCGGACGGCACGCTGCGTCATGTTCCGACGAAGATGGTTCAAGAGGATGGCAAGTGGTATGCCGTTGTGAACAGCTTGACGAACAGCATGTATGCGGTTGTGAAGAAGTCGGTTCATTTCACGGATATTGCGAACCATTGGGCGAAGGATGCCATTGTTAATATGGGATCGCGTACAATCGTAGGCGGTACGGGCAACGGATTATTCGAACCGAATAAAGCCATTACACGCGCCGAGTTCGCGGCGATTATGGTCCGTGCGCTTGGTCTGAAGCTGGTAGACGGAACAGGCGGATTCACGGATGTTCAGCCAACGGCATGGTACGCGGATGCCGTTCAGACTGCATATGCGCACCAGCTCATTAACGGCTTCGAGGACGGCAGCTTCCGTCCGAATGCAAGTATTACTCGGGAGCAAGCGATGACGATGATTGCAAAAGCGTTGAAGATCACAGGCATTGGCGTGAATCTTCAAGCTGGTGATGCGGATGCTCTGCTAAGCCGCTTCGCGGATAAGGCGAGCGCTGGCGGATGGGCGGTTGCAGGCATTGCAGCATGCTTGCAATCCGGCATCGTATCCGGTCAGAGCGCATCTGCACTAGCACCGAAAGCCAATATTACACGGGCTGAGGTTGCCGTTATTATCGAGCGGCTGCTGGTGAAATCCAGCTTGATCTGA